A single region of the Bicyclus anynana chromosome 14, ilBicAnyn1.1, whole genome shotgun sequence genome encodes:
- the LOC112046482 gene encoding partner of Y14 and mago → MATTAYEHDAEGGKFIPATQRPDGSWRKPRRIKDGYVPQEEVPLYESKGKQFKAKQNTGLPVGLTSEIAEEIKKSKKGTFQPIPGMIINVEKKKKKKKTAVEEAADKLGKCEIIEPTFTTPPPAPSATPTPTDPAKRLKNLKKKLREIEILEEKIKSGTVKNPDKEQKDKISKKNDIIKEIDTLETSSN, encoded by the exons ATGGCTACAACAGCGTATGAACATGATGCTGAAG GTGGGAAATTTATACCTGCAACTCAAAGACCTGATGGATCTTGGAGAAAACCAAGACGCATAAAAGATGGTTATGTACCACAAGAAGAAGTACCGTTGTATGAGAGCAAAGGCAAACAGTTCAAAGCCAAGCAGAACACTGGTCTACCTGTAGGGCTAACTAGTGAAATAGCTGAGGAAATTAAGAAATCTAAAAAAGGTACCTTCCAGCCTATACCTGGAATGATAATCAATGttgagaagaaaaaaaagaaaaagaagacag CTGTAGAAGAAGCAGCTGATAAACTTGGGAAATGTGAAATCATAGAGCCAACCTTCACTACTCCACCTCCAGCCCCCAGCGCTACGCCTACACCAACTGATCCCGccaaaagattaaaaaatttgaaaaagaaattaagagaaattgagattcttgaagaaaaaattaaatcaggGACAGTAAAAAATCCAGACAAGGAACAAAAAGACAAGATCTCAAAGAAAAATGACATAATCAAAGAAATAGACACATTAGAAACAAGTAGTAATTGA
- the LOC112046460 gene encoding protein lin-37 homolog: MPLSKRRRLFTPKKGGKLKPKDEVIDNEVITARGRLKGALMEMMEPTADDSDASSDFMPSRERLSRDLKEHSSEEEDKQIRRRKSPQRQSYVLKLFDRSVDLSQFTEDSPLYPICRAWIANQPKANYSDFNKSVEETPSEDSIDLPGPEGPVISRIPDLLPEQKKSKDNINLNYHEAQPPSKEELLAQHMSRWADVRNAWQQRAVLVEARYSATQDVLNQISHNNL, encoded by the exons ATGCCTCTATCAAAACGTAGGAGACTGTTTACACCTAAAAAGGGTGGTAAACTAAAGCCCAAAGATGAAGTAATCg ATAATGAAGTAATAACAGCTCGAGGCCGTCTCAAAGGTGCCTTGATGGAGATGATGGAACCTACTGCCGATGACTCTGACGCTTCCTCAGACTTTATGCCTTCACGTGAAAG ATTGAGTAGAGATCTAAAGGAGCATTCATCAGAAGAGGAAGATAAACAAATAAGGCGGAGGAAGTCTCCACAACGCCAGTCCTATGTGCTCAAACTGTTTGACAGAAGTGTGGACTTGTCTCAGTTTACCGAGGACTCCCCACTCTATCCTATCTGCAGAGCGTGGATTGCTAACCAGCCTAAGGCCAATTATAGtgattttaa TAAATCAGTAGAAGAAACTCCATCAGAAGACAGTATAGATCTGCCAGGTCCTGAGGGGCCAGTCATATCTAGGATACCAGATTTGCTGCCAGAGCAGAAAAAAAGcaaagataatattaatttgaattat CACGAAGCACAGCCACCAAGCAAGGAGGAGCTACTCGCGCAGCACATGTCGCGCTGGGCCGACGTGCGCAACGCGTGGCAGCAGCGCGCCGTGCTCGTGGAGGCACGCTACTCGGCCACGCAAGACGTGCTCAACCAGATCAGTCACAA caatctgtaa
- the LOC112046459 gene encoding rRNA N6-adenosine-methyltransferase ZCCHC4 — translation MVKKRSFVPAVTPVPHSKSVEVIAEEVTIHPLCLHGPTLLFSGEKGRFFACASCRNNKDCTVHIEEEDWLKEGVRQRNEKYYKLIPKLDKAAAWNHFKEVKSRHPSDRAYCHTCQELFIVSQSKKHLKDHRIVLPLTDEQLAHPTTFLLPLENDQNEAQYIFAKKSASTILGILKNNKISNILCIGTPSIHEAAQEHPDFDSLLLDYDTRHLQFYPGNKFLWYNMFNNYLFQNEDEKVLKKFLKSSKNKGLAIVIDPPFGGRVEPLAQTIKELSKMYSTICESEDKILPVIWAFPYFAEPYITNMLPEIKMHDYQVDYQNHKKFQKGGRKFGSPVRFFTNLPFSTIDLSNDSSYKLCDKCKYWVSTSNVHCNKCRECTSKNGMTYKHCNVCKRCVKPTFKHCDACERCCLEKHVCGTVVESQSCYNCNEKGHKKSECPQKDGSSAKKKRKSK, via the exons atggTTAAGAAGAGATCATTTGTGCCAGCAGTAACTCCGGTGCCGCATTCTAAATCAGTAGAAGTCATCGCAGAAGAAGTAACCATCCACCCCTTGTGTTTGCACGGCCCAACATTACTGTTTTCTGGTGAAAAAGGAAGATTCTTTGCATGCGCTTCATGTAGGAACAATAAAGATTGTACGGTGCACATTGAGGAGGAAGATTGGCTAAAAGAAGGCGTACGGCAAAGAAACGAAAAGTACTACAAACTGATTCCGAAGTTGGACAAAGCTGCAGCATGGAATCATTTTAAAGAG GTGAAGTCAAGACATCCCTCAGACAGGGCGTACTGCCACACATGCCAAGAACTCTTCATAGTGTCTCAGAGTAAGAAGCACCTGAAAGACCACAGAATAGTTCTGCCGCTAACGGATGAGCAACTAGCACATCCAACTACATTTTTGTTACCATTGGAGAATGATCAGAATGAGGCGCAATATATTTTTGCTAAGAAATCAGCCAGCACCATTTTGGGGATTTTGAAGAATAATAAGATAAG CAACATTTTATGCATAGGGACACCATCAATACATGAAGCAGCACAAGAGCATCCAGACTTTGACTCCTTACTCTTGGACTATGACACTCGCCACCTGCAGTTCTATCCTGGCAACAAGTTCCTCTGGTACAACATGTTCAACAACTATCTGTTCCAAAATGAAGATGAGAAAGTGCTGAAGAAGTTCCTCAAAAGCTCCAA aaACAAAGGTCTAGCCATAGTGATAGATCCACCCTTTGGTGGTCGAGTAGAACCATTAGCACAGACTATAAAGGAACTCTCTAAAATGTACAGTACCATTTGTGAAAGTGAAGATAAAATATTACCAGTCATCTGGGCATTTCCTTACTTTGCAGAGCCCTATATTACAAACATGCTGCCCGAGATCAAAATGCATGATTATCAA GTAGACTATCAAAaccacaaaaaatttcaaaagggCGGTCGGAAATTTGGTTCACCTGTCCGCTTTTTCACAAACCTACCATTTTCTACCATTGATCTGTCAAATGATAGCAGTTACAAACTTTGTGATAAATGCAAATATTGGGTGTCAACGTCTAATGTACATTGCAACAAATGTAGAGAATGCACGAGCAAGAACGGAATGACTTACAAACATTGTAATGTGTGCAAGCGGTGTGTGAAGCCTACATTCAAGCATTGTGACGCTTGTGAGAGGTGTTGTTTGGAGAAACATGTTTGTGGCACTGTTGTTGAGTCACAg tctTGCTACAACTGCAATGAAAAAGGACACAAAAAATCAGAATGCCCACAAAAAGATGGCAGTAGTGCAAAGAAAAAACGCaagtcaaaataa